A region of Trueperaceae bacterium DNA encodes the following proteins:
- the tatA gene encoding twin-arginine translocase TatA/TatE family subunit — MPRLFGSIGLPEILILLVIVLLVFGPRRLPEMAKGLGQSVREFRKGLRDMRKDIEDDEQGAKGAAVSAAATNPPAPPAPQGQPQPVEAATNGERA, encoded by the coding sequence ATGCCAAGACTGTTCGGCTCCATCGGCCTGCCCGAGATCCTCATCCTCCTCGTGATCGTGCTGCTCGTGTTCGGGCCCCGCCGCCTGCCGGAGATGGCCAAGGGCCTGGGCCAGTCCGTCCGCGAGTTCCGCAAGGGCCTGCGCGACATGCGCAAGGACATCGAGGACGACGAGCAGGGCGCCAAGGGCGCGGCCGTGTCCGCCGCCGCGACGAACCCGCCGGCGCCGCCCGCCCCGCAGGGCCAGCCCCAGCCGGTGGAGGCCGCCACCAACGGCGAGCGCGCCTGA